In the genome of Pontibacter actiniarum, the window CATTTAACGAAAGCCAGCCCCGATGAGGGGCTGGCTTTTCTTGTTAAGGAAGATAACGCCATAGGTTTGTGCATAACGTGTGGCTGTGTCAGGCAAGGGCATGTTTACACGTTTAGTGTGTAATGTTTGCTTGTTGTAGCCAGTTAGTAGCCGTTTGTTCTACAATGATGTGTCGTGCTGTTGCTTTCTGCCCCTTCTTACACAGCGCTGAGGCCAGGCATCCTCCCCCGAAAAACAGTTTCATCCACAGGGTATGGCACAGTTATCCACAATTGTGTATAAACTGCATGTGGATATGTGGAAAACTAGGAAGGGAGCCTCTGGTAGCGCTGCTGCGAAACGCTGTCAACGCGCTTTTGCCTCTTGTGTTATCCTAACTTTTTACCCTAACAGAAAGATACTGAATAAGATGCATCGCTTCTGCGTTATTAACAACAGGATGTGGATAATGTGGAAAAGTGGCTGAACGAAAAACTTCCGGAAAAATTTTGCAACTTAATGCAACCTCGCATTTCTGTGGCTGTCTTTAGGGCAGAGAATGGGAGAGGCGATATGAACAAGATGTAAAGGCAGGCAGCGCTTGCTTAACCGATTAAGCATAGGACTTTGGAGAAACGCGGCTATCAGGATGTAAACCACCTTGTGATCGAGCGCTGTAAAAGCGGCGAGCACAGGGCGCAGTACGAGCTGTACAAGCTGTATGCCAAGGCTATGTTCAACGTGAGCATGCGCATCACCAACGACTATGCCGAGGCGGAGGACGTGCTGCAGGAGGCTTTTGTGAGTGCCTTCAAGAACCTGCACAGCTACAAGGCAGAGGCATCCTTCGGCAGCTGGCTGAAGAAGATAGTGGTGAACGCGGCTATCAACGCCATCCGCAAGCGCCGCGCAGAGTTGGTGCCGATGGACGAGCGGTTGGTAGCCGGGGTGCCGGATGAGAAAAGCGACGATGAGCCCGAATGGCAAATAGAGCAGGTGCGGCGGGCCATACAGAAACTGCCGGACGGTTACCGGCTCGTGCTGAGCTTGTACTTGCTGGAAGGCTACGACCATGCCGAGATTGGCGAGATACTGGGCATTTCGGAGTCAACGTCAAAGTCGCAGTACAGCAGGGCCCGGAAAAAGCTGCTTGAGATCATGAAAGAGCCGCAGTTTGCGGGCTGAGGGATTAAAATAAGGAATACATGAGGTACTACTACCATGGAAGATAAATTTGAGAAGTTTGTGCAGGACAACCGGGAGGAGTTCGACGTCTTTGAGCCCCGGCCAGAGCTCTGGCAGCAGATCTGCCAGGACTTACCCGATATGCCCGCAAAGCAGGAGGCGAAGGTAATCAGCATCAGGTTTGGTGAGCGAGCCAACTTTAGCGCCGACTACTTCTTTATGCGGGTGGCGGCGGCTGTGGTCCTGCTGCTCGGCTGCGGCCTTACGCTGTTTTTGATGAAGCAGCAAGCACCTGACACCGCCAACACCCTTGCCGCCACCCAAAGTATAAATGCGATTGCTCCGGAGCTGCCCGAGGTAGAGGCCTACTATGTGAGCCAGATCGAAGAGAAGAGGTCGCAGTTAAGTGCGTACGACCTGAAAGTGCTGGGCCTGGATGAGCAGCAGGTGATAGACAAAGAACTTGCCCGCCTCGACAGCAGCTATGTGCAACTGAAGAAGCAGCTTTACACCACCCCGAATACCGATGAGATTGTTGGAGCCCTGATCCAGAACCTGCAGATACGGATTAAGGTGCTGAACCGGCAGTTGGAAGTGCTCCAGAGCCTGGAGAAAATAAACGAAGAGCCTACTACAGAACCTAAGAACGATGATACGACGAATGCTTAAAACTCTACGCTATACGCTGGTGCTGGCCCTGCTGCCTGCTATGGCGCTGGCACAAGACAAAGACCAGGACACCTGCCCTGCCACCACCCTGTCGCTAAACCTGGACCTCTCCAGCCTGCAGTCGGAGGTGATGGCAAACCTGGAGGACCTGAACGAGCTAAAGCAGCTGGCGCTGCTGGAAGTTCCGTTGGCTATGCCAGAGCTAAAGGAGCTGGCAAAGCTGAACATAGCGGTGCAAACCGGCAATGCCGGAGCCGAAGCGGCCTTTGACGCGGAGAAGCGCAGAACCATAGAGAAGACCTTTAAAGTGAACGGCAGCGATGTGCTGGGCATTGAGAACGAGTGGGGCAAAGTGCATGTGAACACCTGGGACAGAAACGAAATCCGGGTGAAAGTGGATATCATCGCCCGTGCCAGTTCCGAGGCCATAGCCCAGGAGATGCTAAACAACGTGAGTGTAATGGAAAGCCGCCAGGGAAGCACCTATGCTTTCCGCACAAAGCTGGCCCCCATGCACATTAACGGGCGTAACAACAGCAAAGGGCTGGAGATAAACTACACGGTGTACATGCCCGAGAACAACGCCGTTGTGGTGAAAAACAGCTTCGGCGATATCTACCTGGCTTCTTTAAAAGGCAAAGCCGACATTGACCTGCGCTACGGGGCCCTGAAGTGCGACCGGCTGGCAAACGCAGGAAACTCGGTTAAACTAGCTTACGGCTCCGGCAGCTGCACCTACTTTAACGGGGGCAACATCAGCGTGGCCTACGCCGACATGAAAGTTGGGGAGGCCGGAGGCCTGCAGGGTTCCTCCAAGTACAGCGACTTTAAGATTGGGAGCCTGGAGGAAACAATGGAGATGGATATCAAGTACGGCTCCTTCAGAATAGACAACATCAGCAAGAACATCCGCAGGATTTCCCTGGACACCGGGTTTACCCCCGTTAACCTGCACTTCGCGGATAATGCCGCCTTCAACTTTGATGTAAATGTGCGGTTTGGAAACTTTAATGTAGATAAGTCGTTGGTTACTATAACATCACTTGAAAAGAGCTATACCTCAGCGGAATACAAAGGAAGGTTCGGAGGTGCTTCGCCGAAGGGCGTGGTAAGCATCAACTCCAAGTACGGCGATGTGAAGTTTACGAAATAGGAAGAACGCATTAAGAATAGTTTGTTTAAGGTGAAAAAGAGCCGGCGCCCGCCGGCTCTTTTTGTTTTTGTGCGTACAAAGCATCCCTGTGTATTTTAAAGTATATTTGGCTATGGCAAACGAAAAAGAACTACTCAACTCAAACAAGGCGCCGGAGCCGGTGGGGCTGTACCCGCATGCGCGCCGGGTAGGGCACCTGCTCTTCCTGTCGGGGGTGGGGCCGCGGGAGCGGGGAACGAAGAAGATACCGGGTGTGGAACTGGATGAGCAGGGCAACATCCTGAGCTACGATATCGAGGC includes:
- a CDS encoding RNA polymerase sigma factor; this encodes MEKRGYQDVNHLVIERCKSGEHRAQYELYKLYAKAMFNVSMRITNDYAEAEDVLQEAFVSAFKNLHSYKAEASFGSWLKKIVVNAAINAIRKRRAELVPMDERLVAGVPDEKSDDEPEWQIEQVRRAIQKLPDGYRLVLSLYLLEGYDHAEIGEILGISESTSKSQYSRARKKLLEIMKEPQFAG